The following coding sequences lie in one Phragmites australis chromosome 8, lpPhrAust1.1, whole genome shotgun sequence genomic window:
- the LOC133926852 gene encoding arogenate dehydrogenase 2, chloroplastic-like, which yields MTRHMERSMASSLRQFAGLGSPDGTAASSCFLHRYSPNFCAFAALRPTRPATAAKTRLRAAPAEQQQQQEEATPCHDHEPPAPFLRVGIVGFGNFGQFIAGGVQRQGHAVLAVSRSDYSAYCSQHGIRFFRSVDALCEEQPDVLLICSSILSTESVVRAIPFHKLRPDTIVADVLSVKQFPRNLLLEILPPGFGIVCTHPMFGPESGKHGWGKLPFVYDKVRVAEDGDQAAKCDQFLSIFEQEGCRMVEMSCAEHDRYAAGSQFITHTIGRVLSQLNLKSTPINTKGYETLLQLTENTVSDSFDLYYGLFMYNVNATEQLDNLDKAFEKVRQMLYGRLHDLLRKQIVERVPVAATSSGKLKDGRSSAAVAPIFL from the exons ATGACGCGACACATGGAACGATCGATGGCCTCCTCGCTTCGCCAATTCGCCGGCCTCGGCTCCCCGGACGGCACCGCCGCATCCAGCTGCTTCCTACACCGCTACTCCCCCAACTTCTGCGCCTTCGCGGCGCTCCGGCCGACCCGACCGGCCACCGCCGCCAAGACCCGCCTCCGCGCCGCTCccgccgagcagcagcagcagcaggaggaggccacCCCGTGCCACGACCACGAGCCCCCCGCTCCGTTCCTGCGGGTCGGGATCGTCGGGTTCGGCAACTTCGGGCAGTTCATCGCGGGGGGCGTGCAGCGGCAGGGCCACGCCGTGCTCGCCGTCTCCAGATCCGACTACTCCGCATACTGCTCCCAGCACGGGATTCGCTTCTTCAG GAGCGTGGATGCGCTGTGCGAGGAGCAGCCGGACGTGCTACTGATCTGCAGCTCCATCCTGTCCACGGAGAGCGTCGTCCGGGCTATCCCTTTCCACAAGCTCCGCCCTGACACCATCGTCGCCGATGTGCTCTCCGTCAAGCAGTTCCCTCGCAACCTGCTCCTCGAG ATTCTCCCTCCTGGGTTTGGGATTGTCTGCACGCACCCGATGTTCGGGCCGGAGAGCGGTAAGCATGGCTGGGGCAAGCTCCCCTTTGTCTATGACAAAGTCCGTGTTGCAGAAGACGGAGATCAGGCAGCCAAGTGCGACCAGTTCTTGAGCATCTTCGAGCAGGAG GGATGTAGGATGGTGGAGATGTCATGCGCAGAGCATGATCGCTATGCCGCGGGAAGTCAGTTCATTACGCACACCATTGGGAG GGTTTTGTCACAACTCAACCTGAAGTCAACCCCAATCAACACCAAGGGTTATGAGACCTTGCTGCAACTT actGAGAACACTGTAAGCGACAGTTTCGATCTGTACTACGGGCTCTTCATGTACAATGTCAATGCCACAGAGCAG CTCGACAACTTGGACAAGGCATTTGAGAAGGTGAGACAGATGCTGTATGGTAGGCTCCATGACTTGCTACGAAAGCAAATTGTGGAGAGGGTCCCTGTGGCGGCGACCTCTTCAGGGAAGTTGAAAGATGGCAGGTCCAGTGCTGCTGTGGCgcctatattcttgtaa